Proteins from a genomic interval of Pseudomonadota bacterium:
- the purF gene encoding amidophosphoribosyltransferase: protein MCGIFGVFNYKDAANMTYLGLHALQHRGQESAGIVSTNGTNMAVHKEMGHVSDIFDESVLKKIQGHSAIGHVRYSTAGSSRLVSAQPLAVEYSKGFLSVAHNGNLTNAKVIREELENYGSIFQSTTDTEVIIHLIALSHEFTTVERLISALKRIEGSYSLLILTNKELIAVRDPYGFRPLVLGKLKNSFVVSSETCAFDLIEANYLREIEPGEILHISRDGIKSYKPFKKVRPHYCIFEYVYFARPDSYMFGRTVYSVRKAFGRELAKETHVDADMVIPIPDSGIGAAIGYSQETGIPFELGLIRNHYVGRTFIEPEESIRHFGVKLKLNAVRDTVKGKRIVVVDDSIVRATTGRKIIKMLRQYGAKEIHFRVSSPPTTHPCFYGIDTPSRTELIASSHQVDEINKYMESDTLQYLSVDGMKRAIGQDEASFDYSFCDACFTGDYPLKFPWGMELEQMELFVKR, encoded by the coding sequence ATGTGTGGGATTTTCGGAGTTTTTAACTATAAAGACGCTGCCAATATGACCTACCTTGGACTCCACGCCTTGCAGCATAGAGGACAGGAAAGCGCCGGCATCGTAAGCACTAACGGCACAAACATGGCAGTTCACAAGGAAATGGGCCATGTATCCGATATTTTTGACGAAAGTGTACTGAAAAAAATCCAGGGACACTCTGCAATCGGGCATGTCAGATACTCAACCGCAGGATCAAGCCGCCTCGTCAGCGCACAGCCCTTGGCAGTTGAGTATTCAAAAGGCTTTCTGTCGGTAGCTCATAACGGAAATCTCACGAACGCAAAGGTAATAAGAGAGGAGCTGGAGAATTACGGCTCAATCTTCCAGTCAACCACTGACACTGAGGTTATCATCCACCTTATAGCGCTTTCACACGAATTTACCACCGTGGAAAGGTTGATCAGCGCCCTTAAAAGGATTGAGGGGTCTTACTCCCTCCTCATTCTGACGAACAAGGAACTCATTGCTGTGCGAGACCCCTATGGATTCAGACCCCTTGTCCTCGGCAAACTAAAGAATTCGTTTGTTGTATCCAGCGAAACCTGTGCTTTTGACCTTATAGAGGCAAATTATTTGAGGGAGATCGAGCCCGGTGAAATTCTGCACATAAGCCGCGATGGAATAAAATCATATAAACCATTTAAAAAAGTCCGGCCACACTATTGTATATTTGAATATGTCTACTTTGCAAGGCCGGATAGTTACATGTTCGGAAGAACCGTGTATTCGGTAAGGAAGGCATTTGGCAGGGAATTAGCAAAGGAAACCCATGTGGATGCAGATATGGTTATACCTATTCCTGATTCCGGGATTGGCGCTGCCATTGGTTATTCCCAGGAGACAGGGATACCTTTTGAACTTGGTCTTATAAGAAACCATTACGTAGGAAGAACCTTCATAGAGCCCGAGGAATCAATCAGACATTTCGGGGTAAAATTGAAACTTAATGCAGTTCGTGATACTGTAAAAGGCAAAAGAATTGTTGTTGTTGATGATTCAATCGTAAGGGCAACGACAGGCAGAAAGATCATTAAAATGTTAAGACAATACGGGGCAAAGGAGATACATTTCAGGGTAAGCTCCCCCCCTACGACACATCCCTGCTTCTATGGTATCGATACCCCGTCAAGGACGGAGCTCATTGCATCGTCCCACCAGGTAGATGAGATAAACAAATACATGGAGTCTGACACGCTCCAGTACCTCAGTGTTGACGGCATGAAAAGGGCAATCGGGCAGGATGAGGCGTCATTTGACTATTCCTTCTGTGACGCCTGCTTTACCGGTGATTACCCTTTAAAGTTCCCGTGGGGCATGGAACTTGAGCAGATGGAACTGTTTGTAAAGCGATAA
- the pyrE gene encoding orotate phosphoribosyltransferase, whose translation MSERERLLEILKDLSYEEGDFVLTSGKRSAFYIDCKETTLNPEGMHLVGNIMYGMAKDIPGIDAVGGVSIGGDPLVCAVVLEAYNRKDHLMGFFIRKEPKGHGSNLWVEGGKNLRKGMNVVILEDVVTTGGSSLKAIDVTEKAGYNVKGTIAILDRLEGGKEAIESKGYMFKSIFNLNDLR comes from the coding sequence ATGAGCGAACGGGAAAGGTTGTTAGAAATTCTGAAAGACCTATCTTATGAGGAAGGGGATTTTGTACTTACGAGCGGCAAGAGGAGCGCATTCTATATTGATTGTAAAGAGACGACACTCAACCCTGAGGGTATGCATCTTGTTGGAAACATCATGTACGGGATGGCGAAAGATATACCGGGGATTGATGCCGTTGGAGGGGTGAGTATCGGGGGGGATCCGCTTGTGTGCGCCGTTGTATTGGAGGCCTACAACCGGAAAGATCATTTGATGGGATTTTTTATCAGGAAGGAGCCCAAAGGTCATGGTTCAAACCTCTGGGTGGAAGGCGGGAAAAATTTAAGGAAGGGAATGAATGTTGTGATACTTGAAGATGTAGTCACAACGGGGGGTTCATCACTAAAAGCTATAGATGTTACTGAAAAAGCAGGCTATAACGTAAAAGGCACCATAGCGATACTCGACAGACTTGAAGGTGGTAAAGAAGCAATAGAATCAAAAGGTTATATGTTTAAATCAATATTTAACCTTAATGATTTGAGATAA
- the yihA gene encoding ribosome biogenesis GTP-binding protein YihA/YsxC, with protein sequence MKILNAVFLKSVTSYDNKKREDLPEIAFIGRSNVGKSSMINRLVMQKIARTSSTPGRTRSINLYKIEYEFKNAKKSFFISDFPGFGYSKVSREMYQGWQEMIEQYILQNPNIKRLIWLFDVRRDLDELDNILIEWLEDNRIPFSFVITKIDKATRNEAASKKALFNKVFGPEHVFVFSAKSGDGRKEILSHIFTVVE encoded by the coding sequence ATGAAAATATTAAATGCCGTTTTTTTGAAGAGCGTTACATCCTATGATAACAAAAAAAGAGAAGATTTGCCGGAGATAGCCTTTATAGGCAGGTCGAATGTGGGAAAATCTTCCATGATTAACAGGCTTGTCATGCAGAAGATTGCAAGGACGAGCTCAACTCCCGGGAGAACGAGATCCATAAATTTATATAAAATTGAGTATGAATTTAAAAATGCAAAAAAATCATTCTTCATCTCTGATTTTCCCGGCTTCGGGTATTCAAAGGTTTCACGTGAGATGTATCAAGGCTGGCAGGAGATGATTGAGCAGTATATACTTCAAAATCCCAACATAAAAAGGCTTATATGGTTATTTGATGTGAGGAGGGACCTCGACGAGCTCGATAACATACTCATAGAGTGGTTGGAAGACAACAGGATACCTTTTTCTTTTGTCATTACTAAAATCGATAAAGCAACCAGAAATGAAGCAGCCTCGAAAAAGGCGCTGTTTAATAAAGTTTTCGGACCGGAACATGTGTTCGTTTTTTCAGCAAAGAGCGGGGACGGCAGAAAAGAAATACTGTCACATATATTTACTGTGGTAGAATAA
- a CDS encoding glycosyltransferase family 39 protein: protein MIDEIKRLSENKKVILLLAGLTILAFIVRLYSVFSAQVITPDGMQYIEVAKMIASGNFQKISTFSFFNLYPFLIVAFQKVFHDWEMAGRLVSALLGSLAVVPFFLLIRELIGNRIAFMASLFYTIGPRLVEYSSDVLREPSFWFFSITSLYCAWRGITRKRWIFLALASLFVGMATFTRFEGAALVLIIILWMIWYCVDGGMSVKNLFVMVFVFIISFPLIAFPFLFALKNNLGKWELGLVGEKLPRLMLVHDAARDLELKQELIDMIPSHFRNFFDMAARHKYEIYFSEGIYKFAKSLHVIFFILFLFGVIKRKYIPYSKSEIPFLIWILVFFLSIYIYMVKTCYLSTRHGLLVAIPALIWASIGFFELKERIAHLLSKGSRTFFNLSRHTTGLLLVIILIIVLPNTLASSGGDKIELKKAGVYLKKLGYSKAKFAGEHSLYRVAFYADAEFVTIPVRSDYKTFNLLVRENKADYVMIDERTINTYMPGFKEIIDPARFERVSLPQLENFKEYSIAVYKIKDK from the coding sequence ATGATAGACGAGATAAAAAGACTGTCGGAAAATAAAAAGGTAATCTTGCTGCTCGCAGGCCTTACGATTCTGGCATTTATCGTAAGGCTTTATAGTGTATTCTCAGCGCAAGTGATTACGCCTGACGGGATGCAATACATTGAAGTTGCCAAAATGATTGCTTCCGGCAACTTTCAGAAAATATCAACATTCAGTTTTTTCAATCTCTACCCATTTCTGATTGTGGCATTTCAAAAAGTCTTTCATGACTGGGAAATGGCAGGAAGATTGGTTTCAGCCTTATTAGGTTCACTTGCGGTTGTTCCTTTTTTTCTTCTTATCAGGGAACTTATAGGCAACCGCATTGCCTTTATGGCCTCACTCTTTTATACCATCGGTCCACGACTTGTTGAATACTCAAGTGATGTTCTAAGAGAGCCGTCCTTCTGGTTTTTTTCGATAACATCCCTCTATTGTGCCTGGAGGGGTATTACCCGTAAGAGATGGATATTTTTAGCATTAGCCAGTCTTTTTGTGGGAATGGCCACGTTTACCCGCTTTGAGGGGGCAGCACTTGTTTTGATTATTATTCTCTGGATGATCTGGTATTGTGTTGATGGAGGTATGAGTGTAAAAAACCTGTTTGTAATGGTGTTTGTATTCATCATTTCCTTTCCGCTTATTGCCTTTCCATTTCTCTTTGCCCTTAAAAACAATCTGGGAAAATGGGAATTAGGGCTTGTGGGAGAGAAGCTGCCCCGTTTAATGTTAGTGCATGATGCGGCCCGGGACCTCGAGCTGAAGCAGGAGCTTATCGATATGATTCCTTCCCATTTCAGAAATTTTTTTGATATGGCCGCAAGACACAAATACGAGATTTATTTTTCAGAGGGGATATATAAATTTGCAAAATCACTCCATGTAATATTTTTCATACTCTTTCTCTTCGGTGTTATTAAAAGAAAATATATTCCTTACAGTAAGAGTGAAATCCCTTTCCTTATCTGGATTCTTGTCTTTTTTCTAAGTATTTACATATACATGGTTAAAACGTGTTATCTCAGCACGAGACACGGACTTCTTGTGGCAATTCCTGCCCTGATATGGGCTTCAATCGGTTTTTTCGAACTAAAAGAGAGGATTGCGCATCTCTTGAGCAAAGGATCAAGAACCTTTTTTAACCTCTCAAGGCATACCACGGGGTTGCTCCTCGTAATCATTCTCATCATCGTGCTTCCCAATACACTTGCATCCTCAGGAGGCGATAAAATCGAACTGAAGAAGGCAGGTGTGTATCTGAAAAAACTCGGGTATTCCAAGGCTAAGTTTGCCGGGGAGCACTCACTTTACAGGGTTGCATTTTATGCAGATGCAGAATTTGTAACAATTCCTGTAAGGTCGGATTATAAAACATTTAACCTGCTTGTCAGGGAGAACAAGGCCGACTATGTGATGATTGATGAGAGAACCATCAACACATACATGCCCGGCTTCAAAGAAATTATTGACCCGGCACGATTTGAGAGGGTTTCCCTGCCGCAATTAGAAAACTTCAAGGAGTATTCTATAGCGGTGTATAAAATAAAGGACAAGTAG
- a CDS encoding class I SAM-dependent methyltransferase → MHKIKEHYKEIAEEYGASKQSSMKDINIRDMEIDKIIDVLNVVKTYFNNPKILEVGSGNGYSSEQIVNKLNIQSIKCIDFCEDLVEIAKKRNVKGVTYEVGDVLNLKFEDSSFDIVFTERCLINLDSWEKQQKALKEIRRVLKKNGVFIMVESFADSLKNLNEARNAVGLDSIPQPFHNIFFENKKFSEFIKKKFEDLSINHSESRLKNCKNFLSSYYFGSKVLYPALIAGKKELEYNNKFVEFFRYMPSYGDYGYVNMFVLKKI, encoded by the coding sequence ATGCATAAAATAAAAGAGCACTATAAAGAAATAGCTGAGGAATATGGTGCTTCAAAACAATCAAGCATGAAAGATATCAATATAAGGGATATGGAAATTGATAAGATAATTGACGTTCTTAATGTTGTTAAAACTTATTTTAATAATCCAAAAATCTTAGAAGTGGGTTCTGGTAATGGATATTCTTCAGAGCAGATAGTCAACAAATTAAATATTCAATCAATAAAGTGCATAGACTTCTGCGAAGATTTAGTTGAAATTGCCAAAAAACGAAATGTTAAAGGAGTAACATACGAAGTAGGAGATGTTTTGAATTTGAAATTTGAAGATTCTTCTTTCGATATCGTGTTCACAGAGAGGTGTTTAATCAATTTAGATTCTTGGGAAAAACAACAAAAAGCATTGAAAGAGATCAGGAGAGTTCTTAAGAAGAACGGCGTTTTTATAATGGTAGAATCTTTTGCTGATAGCTTAAAAAATCTAAACGAAGCAAGGAATGCTGTTGGTTTAGATTCTATTCCGCAACCATTTCATAATATATTCTTTGAAAATAAAAAATTTTCAGAGTTTATTAAGAAAAAATTTGAGGATCTTTCCATTAATCATTCGGAATCAAGATTAAAAAATTGTAAGAATTTTTTAAGTAGCTATTATTTTGGTAGTAAAGTTTTATATCCAGCTTTAATTGCTGGGAAAAAAGAATTAGAATATAATAATAAATTTGTTGAGTTTTTCAGGTATATGCCAAGTTATGGTGATTATGGCTATGTGAATATGTTTGTGCTGAAGAAAATTTAA
- a CDS encoding sugar transferase, with translation MLKRCFDVFLALALLIILSLPMLIIACVVRIVMGKPVLFVQQRPGLHGAPFYLYKFRTMTDASNNTGELLPDKLRMTATGTILRRSSLDELPQLFNVLKGDLSFVGPRPLLMEYLPRYSPEQARRHDAKPGITGWAQVNGRNAITWEEKFKLDVWYVDHQSFRLDLKIIFMTFWKILKREGISQSGQVTVEYFLGSNQKITEEKDGITYRVRRE, from the coding sequence ATTTTGAAAAGGTGTTTCGATGTTTTCCTGGCATTGGCACTGCTGATTATCTTATCTCTGCCCATGCTTATCATTGCCTGTGTTGTAAGAATTGTCATGGGCAAGCCCGTTTTGTTTGTTCAACAACGTCCGGGCCTTCATGGAGCGCCTTTTTATCTTTATAAATTCCGTACAATGACTGATGCAAGTAATAATACAGGCGAATTGCTACCGGACAAGTTACGAATGACTGCAACAGGCACGATATTACGCAGATCAAGCCTTGACGAATTACCCCAGTTATTCAATGTACTGAAGGGTGATTTAAGTTTTGTGGGTCCGAGACCTCTTCTCATGGAATATCTGCCGAGGTATTCACCGGAACAGGCGAGACGCCACGATGCAAAACCGGGTATCACCGGCTGGGCGCAGGTGAACGGCCGTAATGCTATTACCTGGGAGGAGAAGTTCAAACTTGATGTCTGGTATGTGGATCATCAGAGTTTTCGACTGGATTTGAAGATTATCTTCATGACGTTCTGGAAGATTTTGAAGCGAGAGGGAATCAGCCAATCGGGTCAGGTGACGGTCGAATATTTTCTGGGCAGCAATCAGAAGATTACAGAGGAGAAAGATGGAATCACATATAGGGTTCGCAGGGAATAG
- a CDS encoding glycosyltransferase family 4 protein — protein sequence MSLISQKKKICFVAVVEISVKAFLVDHIRAMTPYFDISLIVNTPDKNFLKPFGLDVTVIPVPIERKISPLMDLRVVMHLYRLFREEGFYVVHSIMPKSGLLSMLAAFFARVPVRIHTFTGQVWATRKGFMRCLLKSMDKVLAACATHILVDSHSQRSFLMDQGVISSERSGVIANGSICGVDAERFSPNAEARGRIRRQYGISESDIVFLYLGRLNRDKGLLDLADSFLQICKTYKNTRLIIVGPDEQGMKEQIESICTSCLQKIHFEDYTDVPEHFIAAADVFCLPSYREGFGVVIIQAASAGIPSIGSRIYGVTDTIEDGITGFLFSAGNPGDLALKMKKFFDAPETVKQMGREAQKRALALYAKERVTTSMLDYYKKITGIA from the coding sequence GTGAGTCTGATTAGCCAAAAGAAGAAGATTTGTTTCGTAGCGGTCGTCGAGATTTCCGTTAAGGCTTTTCTGGTGGATCATATCAGGGCCATGACCCCTTATTTTGACATTTCCCTTATTGTGAATACGCCGGACAAAAACTTCTTAAAGCCGTTTGGTTTGGATGTAACGGTGATACCGGTGCCTATAGAGCGAAAGATCTCTCCTCTGATGGACCTCCGTGTTGTCATGCACCTCTACAGATTATTCAGAGAAGAAGGTTTTTATGTAGTACATTCCATCATGCCTAAATCGGGCCTTCTGTCTATGCTTGCTGCGTTTTTTGCACGTGTCCCTGTAAGGATTCATACTTTCACAGGTCAGGTCTGGGCAACAAGGAAAGGGTTTATGCGGTGCCTGCTCAAGTCCATGGATAAGGTTCTGGCGGCCTGTGCAACACATATACTCGTCGACAGCCATTCTCAGAGAAGCTTTCTTATGGACCAGGGTGTGATATCATCCGAAAGATCAGGCGTTATTGCTAATGGTTCCATATGCGGGGTTGATGCAGAAAGGTTTTCACCAAATGCCGAAGCAAGGGGTCGGATAAGAAGACAATACGGCATATCGGAATCCGATATCGTTTTTCTGTATCTCGGCAGGCTTAATCGTGACAAAGGATTACTTGATCTTGCCGACTCTTTTTTACAGATCTGCAAAACATACAAAAATACCCGTCTTATCATTGTCGGGCCTGACGAGCAGGGAATGAAGGAACAGATTGAATCAATCTGCACGTCCTGTCTGCAAAAAATACATTTTGAAGATTATACCGATGTGCCCGAACACTTCATTGCAGCGGCGGACGTATTTTGCCTGCCCTCCTACCGGGAAGGATTCGGGGTTGTCATTATTCAGGCAGCCTCTGCTGGTATCCCATCCATAGGATCAAGGATTTATGGCGTAACCGATACGATCGAGGATGGTATTACGGGATTTCTCTTTTCAGCCGGCAACCCCGGAGATCTTGCCCTAAAAATGAAAAAATTCTTTGATGCGCCTGAAACAGTAAAACAAATGGGCAGGGAAGCTCAAAAGAGGGCGCTGGCGTTATACGCAAAAGAAAGGGTTACAACTTCAATGCTCGATTATTATAAAAAAATCACAGGTATAGCGTGA